In the Candidatus Methylomirabilota bacterium genome, one interval contains:
- a CDS encoding acyl-CoA thioesterase has product MTEHTTTVQVHWGDVDPAGIAFYPRFFEWYDLGCEALFAALGLAWPEAFPRYGIVGVPIVESGSKFASPVRYGDVLTIRSRVAWVREKTFRMEHEISVRGTLCASGFEVRAWPIPEDVAQRLRGV; this is encoded by the coding sequence ATGACCGAGCACACGACGACGGTGCAGGTGCACTGGGGCGACGTGGACCCCGCCGGGATCGCGTTCTACCCCCGCTTCTTCGAGTGGTACGACCTCGGCTGCGAGGCGCTCTTCGCCGCCCTCGGCCTCGCGTGGCCCGAGGCGTTCCCGCGCTACGGGATCGTCGGCGTGCCGATCGTCGAGTCGGGCTCGAAGTTCGCGAGCCCGGTGCGCTACGGCGACGTGCTGACGATCCGCTCGCGCGTCGCCTGGGTGCGCGAGAAGACCTTCCGGATGGAGCACGAGATCTCGGTCCGCGGTACCCTGTGCGCGAGCGGGTTCGAGGTCCGCGCGTGGCCCATCCCCGAGGACGTGGCGCAGCGCCTCCGAGGCGTGTGA